In Streptomyces capitiformicae, one genomic interval encodes:
- a CDS encoding acyl-CoA synthetase, whose amino-acid sequence MEYNLADLFESVVDVVPERAALVYLDIPGTGAERRLTYAELDAEANRVGHHLLDSGLQPGDHVGLHLYNCVEYLQTALGCLKARLVPVNVNYRYVEEELVYLYRDADLVGLVFDAEFTGRVAAALPRTEKLRQLLRVGAPPVDAPELKGVTDFAEISRNTERGFPARSADDQFIIYTGGTTGMPKGVMWRQEDLFFSGLGGGAPTGEPVKAPEELAQRVATGGDGITFFPTAPLMHGTSTLTAFIGFNFGQRVVIHRKFVAEEALRTIEREKVTSVSLVGDAMLRPLIDALNGPMKGTDCSSLFSVSSSGAIMSETVRQQFQALVPNAMLLNNFGSSESGFNGTATQDAGAGDGFRIRVHSGTQVVDPATYEPVPVGAPGRVAQRGHVPLGYYNDPEKTAETFFEKNGERWVLLGDMATVDEEGVVTVLGRGSQCINTGGEKVYPEEVEQALKAHPDVYDALVAGVPDPKWGSHVAAVVQLREGAARPSLEDIQTHCRTRLAGYKIPRQLVLTDTIQRSPSGKADYRWARSVAVAADVP is encoded by the coding sequence GTGGAGTACAACCTTGCGGACCTGTTCGAGTCGGTCGTGGACGTGGTCCCGGAGCGTGCGGCGCTCGTGTACCTCGACATCCCAGGGACGGGCGCGGAACGCCGGCTGACCTATGCCGAGTTGGACGCGGAGGCGAACCGCGTCGGCCACCATCTGCTCGACAGCGGGCTCCAGCCCGGTGACCATGTCGGCCTGCATCTCTACAACTGCGTGGAGTACCTCCAGACGGCGCTGGGCTGCCTCAAGGCGCGACTCGTACCGGTCAATGTCAACTACCGCTACGTGGAAGAGGAGTTGGTCTACCTCTACCGGGACGCGGATCTGGTGGGGCTCGTCTTCGACGCGGAGTTCACCGGGCGGGTGGCGGCGGCGCTGCCGAGGACGGAGAAGCTGCGGCAGCTGCTACGGGTGGGCGCACCGCCGGTGGACGCCCCGGAGCTGAAGGGGGTCACCGACTTCGCGGAGATCTCCCGGAACACCGAGCGGGGTTTCCCGGCGCGCTCGGCGGACGACCAGTTCATCATCTACACCGGCGGCACGACGGGCATGCCCAAGGGTGTGATGTGGCGTCAGGAGGACTTGTTCTTCTCGGGGTTGGGGGGCGGTGCCCCGACCGGGGAGCCGGTGAAGGCGCCGGAGGAGCTGGCCCAGCGGGTCGCCACCGGCGGGGACGGGATCACGTTCTTCCCCACCGCTCCGCTGATGCACGGCACGTCCACGCTCACGGCGTTCATCGGCTTCAACTTCGGCCAACGGGTTGTGATCCACCGTAAGTTCGTGGCCGAGGAGGCGCTGCGGACGATCGAGAGGGAGAAGGTCACCAGTGTGTCCCTGGTGGGCGACGCGATGCTGCGGCCGCTCATCGACGCGCTGAACGGCCCGATGAAGGGTACGGACTGCTCGTCGCTGTTCAGTGTGTCGTCGTCCGGCGCGATCATGTCGGAGACGGTCCGGCAGCAGTTCCAGGCCCTGGTGCCGAACGCGATGCTCCTCAACAACTTCGGCTCCTCGGAGTCCGGTTTCAACGGCACGGCGACACAGGACGCGGGCGCGGGCGACGGCTTCCGGATCCGCGTCCACTCCGGTACGCAGGTCGTGGACCCGGCCACGTACGAGCCCGTCCCCGTCGGTGCACCGGGCCGGGTCGCCCAGCGCGGCCATGTCCCGCTCGGCTACTACAACGACCCGGAGAAAACGGCCGAGACCTTCTTCGAGAAGAACGGCGAGCGCTGGGTGCTCCTCGGCGACATGGCGACCGTCGACGAGGAGGGCGTCGTCACGGTTCTCGGCCGGGGCTCGCAGTGCATCAACACCGGCGGCGAGAAGGTGTACCCCGAGGAGGTCGAGCAGGCCCTCAAGGCCCACCCCGACGTGTACGACGCGCTGGTCGCGGGGGTACCGGACCCGAAGTGGGGCAGCCATGTCGCGGCCGTGGTGCAGCTGCGCGAGGGCGCGGCCCGCCCGAGCCTGGAGGACATCCAGACCCACTGCCGCACCCGCCTCGCCGGCTACAAGATCCCCCGCCAGCTCGTCCTCACCGACACCATCCAGCGCTCCCCCAGCGGCAAGGCGGACTACCGCTGGGCACGGTCGGTGGCGGTCGCGGCGGACGTCCCCTGA
- a CDS encoding crotonase/enoyl-CoA hydratase family protein, producing the protein MVGTEHLTVRREGATLVLTLNRPEAKNALSLPMLVGLYDGWVEADEDDAVRSIVLTGAGGAFCAGMDLKALAGDKGMVGQEYRDRLKADPDLHWKAMLRHHRPRKPVIAAVEGYCVAGGTEILQGTDIRVAGESATFGLFEVRRGLFPIGGSTVRLQRQIPRTHALEMLLTGRPYAAHEAAGVGLIGHVVPDGTALPKALEIAEQINACGPLAVEAVKASVYETAEMSEADGLAAELKRGWPIFDTDDAKEGARAFAEKRPPFYKRS; encoded by the coding sequence ATGGTTGGTACGGAACACCTCACCGTGCGGCGCGAAGGCGCCACCCTGGTGCTCACACTCAACCGGCCCGAGGCCAAGAACGCACTCTCGCTGCCGATGCTCGTCGGCCTCTACGACGGCTGGGTCGAGGCCGACGAGGACGACGCGGTCCGCTCGATCGTCCTCACCGGGGCCGGGGGTGCCTTCTGCGCCGGGATGGACCTCAAGGCGCTGGCCGGCGACAAGGGGATGGTCGGCCAGGAGTACCGCGACCGTCTCAAGGCCGACCCCGACCTGCACTGGAAAGCGATGCTTCGCCACCACCGGCCGCGCAAGCCGGTGATCGCCGCGGTCGAGGGGTACTGCGTCGCGGGCGGCACGGAGATTCTCCAGGGCACCGACATCCGGGTCGCGGGCGAGTCGGCCACGTTCGGGCTCTTCGAGGTGCGCCGGGGGCTGTTCCCGATCGGCGGTTCCACGGTCCGGCTTCAGCGCCAGATCCCGCGTACGCATGCGCTGGAGATGCTGCTCACGGGGCGGCCGTACGCGGCGCATGAGGCCGCGGGGGTTGGGCTGATCGGGCATGTCGTGCCCGACGGCACCGCCCTGCCCAAGGCGTTGGAGATTGCCGAGCAGATCAATGCGTGTGGGCCGCTGGCCGTTGAAGCGGTGAAGGCGTCGGTGTACGAGACCGCGGAGATGAGTGAGGCGGATGGGTTGGCCGCAGAGTTGAAGCGGGGTTGGCCGATTTTTGACACGGATGACGCGAAGGAGGGGGCTCGGGCGTTTGCCGAGAAGCGGCCGCCTTTTTACAAGCGTTCGTAA
- a CDS encoding Zn-ribbon domain-containing OB-fold protein translates to MSATLKAPLVVEFPFTRSLGPVQSAFLTGLRERVVLGVRAGDGRILVPPVEYDPVTAEEIRELVEVAPTGTVTTWAWNHAPRRGQPLATPFAWVLVKLDGADTGLLHVLDASGPDAVRTGMRVRVRWAEERSGAITDIACFEPYDGEAAEAEPVGHNGEFDDPISGIVAPARLDYTYSPGRAQTGYINALAERRAVGERCPACRKVYIPPRGACPTCGVATAEQVEVGPRGTVTTFCIVNIKAKNLDIEVPYVYGHIALDGADLALHGRIAGIPYDQVRMGLRVEPVWTEGARYPDHYRPTGEPDAEYDTYKELT, encoded by the coding sequence ATGTCCGCAACCCTCAAAGCGCCCCTCGTCGTCGAGTTTCCCTTCACCCGTTCCCTCGGCCCCGTCCAGAGCGCGTTCCTCACCGGGCTGCGCGAGCGCGTCGTCCTCGGTGTCCGTGCCGGTGACGGGCGGATCCTCGTCCCGCCCGTCGAGTACGACCCCGTCACCGCCGAGGAGATCCGTGAGCTCGTCGAGGTCGCCCCGACCGGCACGGTCACCACCTGGGCCTGGAACCACGCCCCCCGCCGGGGACAGCCGCTCGCCACCCCGTTCGCCTGGGTGCTGGTGAAGTTGGACGGTGCCGACACCGGCCTTCTGCACGTCCTCGATGCCTCGGGCCCCGACGCCGTACGCACCGGTATGCGTGTCCGCGTCCGCTGGGCGGAGGAACGCTCCGGCGCCATCACGGACATCGCCTGCTTCGAGCCGTACGACGGAGAGGCCGCCGAAGCGGAACCGGTCGGCCACAACGGGGAGTTCGACGATCCGATCTCCGGCATCGTCGCTCCCGCCCGGCTCGACTACACCTACTCGCCGGGCCGCGCGCAGACCGGATACATCAACGCCCTCGCCGAGCGCCGGGCCGTCGGTGAACGCTGTCCGGCCTGCCGGAAGGTGTACATCCCGCCTCGTGGCGCCTGCCCGACCTGTGGGGTGGCCACCGCCGAGCAGGTGGAGGTCGGGCCGCGCGGGACGGTCACCACGTTCTGCATCGTCAACATCAAAGCGAAGAACCTCGACATCGAAGTCCCGTACGTCTACGGGCACATCGCCCTCGACGGTGCCGACCTCGCCCTGCACGGCCGTATCGCGGGCATCCCCTACGACCAGGTCCGCATGGGGCTGCGCGTCGAACCGGTGTGGACGGAAGGTGCCCGCTACCCCGACCACTACCGGCCCACCGGGGAACCGGACGCCGAGTACGACACGTACAAGGAGCTGACGTGA
- a CDS encoding thiolase domain-containing protein, producing the protein MNREIAVVAFAQTDHRRTSEELSEVEMLMPVLHEVLDRTGLKTSDIDFTCSGSSDYLAGRAFSFTLALDGVGAWPPISESHVEMDGAWALYEAWVKLRTGDADTALVYSYGKSSPGSVRDVLTRQLDPYYLAPLWPDSVALAALQAQALIDAGRTDEPALAAVGARSRTAAASNSHAQLRGSAPQGDYLVRPLRTGDCPPIGDGAAAVVLAAGERARELCARPAWIRGIDHRIEAHGIGVRDLTDSPSTRLAAERAGVFERPVDTAELHAPFSSQEVILREVLRLDDDVDVNPSGGALAANPVMAAGLIRLGEAAARIHRGESDRALAHATSGPCLQQNLVAVLEGDPR; encoded by the coding sequence GTGAACCGGGAGATCGCCGTCGTCGCCTTCGCCCAGACCGACCACCGCCGCACCAGCGAGGAGCTCTCCGAGGTGGAGATGCTGATGCCGGTACTGCACGAGGTCCTGGACCGGACCGGGCTCAAGACGTCCGACATCGACTTCACCTGCTCCGGGTCGAGCGACTACCTCGCCGGTCGCGCCTTCTCCTTCACCCTCGCCCTCGACGGTGTGGGCGCCTGGCCGCCGATCTCCGAGTCGCACGTCGAGATGGACGGGGCCTGGGCGCTGTACGAGGCGTGGGTGAAGCTCCGGACCGGGGACGCCGACACCGCGCTCGTGTACTCGTACGGCAAGTCCTCGCCCGGATCGGTCCGGGACGTGCTGACCCGGCAGCTCGACCCGTACTACCTGGCTCCGCTGTGGCCCGACTCCGTCGCCCTCGCCGCCCTTCAGGCCCAGGCGCTCATCGACGCGGGCCGCACGGACGAGCCGGCGCTCGCGGCGGTCGGGGCGCGGAGCCGTACGGCGGCCGCCTCCAACTCCCATGCACAGCTGAGGGGATCAGCGCCACAGGGGGATTACCTCGTACGACCGCTGCGTACCGGGGACTGCCCGCCCATCGGTGATGGCGCGGCCGCCGTGGTGCTCGCGGCGGGGGAGCGGGCCCGGGAGCTGTGCGCACGGCCCGCGTGGATCCGGGGCATCGACCACCGCATCGAGGCGCACGGCATCGGCGTACGCGATCTGACCGACTCGCCGTCGACCCGGCTCGCCGCCGAGCGGGCCGGAGTCTTCGAACGACCCGTGGACACCGCCGAGTTGCACGCGCCGTTCAGCTCCCAGGAGGTCATCCTGCGCGAGGTGCTGCGGCTGGACGACGACGTGGACGTCAACCCGTCGGGCGGCGCCCTGGCCGCCAACCCGGTCATGGCCGCCGGGCTCATCCGGCTCGGTGAGGCGGCCGCACGCATCCACCGGGGCGAGTCCGACCGGGCCCTCGCCCACGCCACCTCCGGGCCCTGTCTGCAACAGAACCTGGTCGCCGTACTCGAAGGGGATCCGCGATGA
- a CDS encoding thiolase domain-containing protein yields the protein MSKEPVAVVGVGQTKHVAARRDVSIAGLVREAAQRALEDAELTWADIEAVVIGKAPDFFEGVMMPELYLADALGAVGKPMMRVHTAGSVGGSTALVAASLVAARVHGTVLTLAFEKQSESNAMWGLSLPIPFQQPLLAGAGGFFAPHVRAYMRRSGAPDTVGSLVAYKNRRNALKNPYAHLHEHDITLEKVQASPMLWDPIRYSETCPSSDGAVAMVLTDRAGAARAPRSAAWMHGGAMRSEPTLFAGKDSVSPRAGRDCAADVYRQAGITDPRREIDAVEMYVPFSWYEPMWLENLGFAAEGEGWKLTESGVTELDGDLPVDMSGGVLSTNPIGASGMIRFAEAALQVRGQAGEHQVEGARRVLGHAYGGGSQFFSMWLVGAEPPSS from the coding sequence ATGAGCAAGGAGCCCGTGGCCGTCGTAGGCGTCGGCCAGACCAAGCACGTCGCGGCCCGGCGGGACGTGTCGATCGCCGGGCTCGTCCGTGAGGCCGCTCAACGGGCGTTGGAAGACGCCGAGTTGACGTGGGCCGACATCGAGGCCGTCGTCATCGGCAAGGCGCCCGACTTCTTCGAGGGCGTGATGATGCCCGAGCTGTACCTCGCCGACGCGCTCGGCGCGGTGGGCAAGCCGATGATGCGGGTGCACACGGCGGGCTCGGTCGGCGGATCGACCGCGCTGGTCGCGGCGAGTCTCGTCGCGGCCCGGGTGCACGGCACCGTGCTGACCCTCGCCTTCGAGAAACAGTCCGAGTCGAACGCCATGTGGGGCCTGTCCCTGCCGATCCCGTTCCAGCAGCCGCTGCTGGCCGGCGCGGGCGGCTTCTTCGCCCCGCACGTACGGGCGTACATGCGGCGCAGCGGCGCCCCCGACACCGTCGGCTCCCTGGTGGCGTACAAGAACCGCCGCAACGCGCTGAAGAACCCCTACGCGCACCTCCACGAGCACGACATCACGCTGGAGAAGGTCCAGGCCTCGCCCATGCTGTGGGATCCGATCCGTTACTCGGAGACCTGCCCGTCCTCCGACGGGGCGGTCGCGATGGTCCTCACCGACCGGGCGGGGGCGGCCCGTGCGCCCCGGTCTGCCGCGTGGATGCACGGCGGGGCGATGCGCAGTGAGCCGACGCTGTTCGCGGGCAAGGACAGCGTGTCGCCGCGCGCGGGCCGGGACTGTGCCGCGGACGTCTACCGCCAGGCGGGCATCACGGACCCGCGCCGCGAGATCGACGCGGTCGAGATGTACGTGCCGTTCTCCTGGTACGAGCCGATGTGGCTGGAAAACCTCGGCTTCGCCGCCGAAGGAGAGGGCTGGAAACTCACCGAGTCCGGTGTCACCGAGCTGGACGGGGATCTTCCGGTCGACATGTCCGGCGGAGTGCTGTCCACCAACCCCATTGGGGCCTCCGGCATGATCCGCTTCGCCGAAGCCGCGCTCCAGGTGCGCGGCCAGGCGGGAGAACACCAGGTGGAAGGCGCCCGCCGGGTGCTCGGACACGCCTACGGCGGCGGATCGCAGTTCTTCTCGATGTGGCTCGTCGGGGCCGAGCCGCCAAGCTCCTGA
- a CDS encoding DUF397 domain-containing protein: MAESTMEQRSLDGWHKPAELDLSNADWRSSSQGRGDVQIAFVEGFIAMRNSGRPESPSLIFTPAEWGAFVSGAREGEFDLT, from the coding sequence GTGGCCGAGAGCACCATGGAGCAGCGATCGCTCGACGGCTGGCACAAGCCGGCGGAGCTGGACCTCAGCAACGCGGACTGGCGGTCCAGCAGCCAAGGCAGGGGAGACGTCCAGATCGCCTTTGTCGAGGGCTTCATCGCCATGCGCAACAGCGGCCGTCCCGAGAGCCCCTCGCTGATCTTCACCCCCGCCGAGTGGGGCGCCTTCGTATCCGGGGCCAGGGAGGGCGAGTTCGACCTGACCTGA
- a CDS encoding transglutaminase-like domain-containing protein yields the protein MPPAHLAPDVAAFYSTQSAFADPGDLAPLYADLPSDPAQLARVARDLMIHRGEGATFGYATPQDRLHNDAETRYLDDILRIVVERNDAPLSRRRAPEDRFVGVCRDFALLHCSLLRHIGVPARLRSGFATYFGNNGFHCDHVVTEYWDPARGWLFADAQLTEPLIVDAWKIDFDPMDVPRDRFLVAGKAWQAIRAGEADPRAFGLHPPEEGPMFGEWFVAGNVRLDLAALNKVETLLWDIWGTETETEAGQELTNPVRELYDQVSPVVGDEVPFAEMRELFAGHEGLRTPRTVLSLAPYNGPREVVLR from the coding sequence ATGCCACCCGCACACCTCGCACCGGACGTCGCCGCGTTCTACTCCACGCAGAGCGCGTTCGCCGATCCGGGCGACCTCGCCCCGCTCTACGCGGATCTGCCGAGCGATCCCGCCCAACTCGCGCGTGTCGCACGGGATCTGATGATCCATCGGGGCGAGGGCGCGACGTTCGGCTACGCCACTCCGCAGGACCGGCTGCACAACGACGCCGAGACGCGCTACCTCGACGACATCCTGCGGATCGTGGTCGAGCGGAACGACGCACCGCTGTCGCGGCGCCGCGCACCCGAGGACCGTTTCGTCGGTGTCTGCCGTGATTTCGCGCTGCTGCACTGCTCGCTGCTGCGCCACATCGGCGTGCCCGCCCGGCTGCGGTCCGGCTTCGCGACGTATTTCGGCAACAACGGTTTCCACTGCGACCATGTGGTCACCGAGTACTGGGATCCCGCGCGGGGCTGGCTGTTCGCCGACGCTCAGCTCACCGAGCCGTTGATCGTCGACGCCTGGAAGATCGACTTCGATCCGATGGATGTGCCGCGCGACCGTTTCCTCGTCGCGGGCAAGGCCTGGCAGGCCATCCGGGCGGGCGAGGCAGACCCCCGGGCCTTCGGCCTGCACCCGCCGGAGGAAGGGCCGATGTTCGGCGAGTGGTTCGTCGCGGGGAACGTACGGCTCGACCTCGCGGCCCTGAACAAGGTCGAGACACTGCTGTGGGACATCTGGGGCACCGAGACCGAGACCGAGGCCGGCCAGGAACTCACGAACCCGGTCCGCGAGCTGTACGACCAGGTGTCGCCGGTGGTGGGTGACGAGGTGCCGTTCGCCGAGATGCGCGAGCTGTTCGCGGGTCACGAGGGGCTGCGGACCCCGAGGACCGTACTGTCGCTCGCGCCGTACAACGGCCCGCGCGAGGTGGTCCTCCGCTGA
- a CDS encoding CGNR zinc finger domain-containing protein → MEYSISADARLALDLALTVRHDGHGGVADDLTDPAGLATWVRAHTDILAEAAHFTADEATLTAVRELRAAVRSLFARAVSPGEPSPADATRLLPVPEALTRLNEAAALAPTVPVLSWSPASGPVVHHAPATAAAPLTAALARAAIAFLASPERQRLRACHAPRCVRYFLKEHPRQEWCKPSCGNRARVARHHARHKEIASS, encoded by the coding sequence ATGGAGTACTCGATCAGCGCGGACGCGCGGCTCGCCCTGGACCTCGCCCTGACCGTCCGCCACGATGGCCACGGCGGCGTCGCCGACGACCTGACCGACCCCGCCGGGCTCGCCACCTGGGTCCGGGCCCACACGGACATCCTGGCGGAGGCGGCCCACTTCACCGCCGACGAGGCCACTCTCACCGCCGTACGCGAGCTCCGCGCCGCCGTCCGGTCCCTGTTCGCCCGTGCCGTCAGCCCCGGCGAGCCCAGCCCCGCCGACGCCACCCGACTGCTCCCCGTCCCCGAAGCCCTGACACGCCTCAACGAAGCAGCCGCCCTCGCCCCGACCGTCCCCGTGCTGTCCTGGAGCCCAGCCTCCGGACCCGTCGTGCACCACGCGCCCGCGACCGCCGCAGCCCCGCTCACCGCCGCCCTCGCCCGTGCCGCCATCGCCTTCCTCGCGAGCCCCGAACGGCAACGCCTACGCGCCTGCCACGCACCACGCTGCGTCCGCTACTTCCTCAAGGAACACCCCCGCCAGGAGTGGTGCAAACCTTCCTGCGGCAACCGAGCCCGAGTAGCCCGCCACCACGCCCGCCACAAAGAGATCGCGAGCTCATAG
- a CDS encoding N-acetylmuramoyl-L-alanine amidase, whose product MRGSPTDRRPTPHPGRARTAAAVSAVLLFPLLGAAPPEARPSSAGLQHAFAAASAAYDVPRSVLLGVSYLQSRWDAHDGAPSVTGGYGPMHLTDAATALAEAPHHSEGTEDARGDDSRAPLIPEADLPEDSELPPRLRTLVRAAKLTGLPARTLRSDAEANVAGGAALLAAAQRELGERSSADPADWYGAVALFSGADDRATAAAYADEVFAVIRAGAERVTDAGERVTLSPEPGLRPDTAQLSRAGLRAPAAGATECPTTVSCEWIPAPYEEFGDKDYGNHDLADRPKSQAIRYIVVHDTEATWDTTLKLVQDPTYVSWHYSLRSTDGHIAQHVKNKDVGWHAGNWYVNAKSIGLEHEGFLASPDAWYTEAMYRTSARLVKYLAGKYRIPLDRQHILGHDTVPGPTTPTIPGMHTDPGPYWDWQHYFELLGKPFGPTADKNSGMVTILPNYPDNRPEFTGCAGTGQPCAVHGSSAVRLYSGPDVTSPLIKDIGLRPDGSASTIGVNDLGSRVSTGQQYAVAERRGDWTAIWYLGQKAWFQNPEARPTAVGAAGPVVTPRNGLTGIPVYGRAYPEKEAYPAGVPAQAVSPLPYKLLKGQRYVAGDVLPGEYYYAVSFDTASHKVVVGKDLYYEIQFGHRVAFVRAADVRVLPAA is encoded by the coding sequence TTGCGAGGATCCCCCACCGACCGCAGGCCCACCCCTCACCCCGGACGCGCCCGCACAGCGGCTGCCGTATCGGCTGTGTTGCTGTTCCCTCTGTTGGGCGCGGCCCCGCCCGAAGCCCGCCCCTCCTCGGCCGGTCTGCAGCACGCGTTCGCGGCCGCGTCCGCCGCGTACGACGTACCGCGCAGTGTTCTGCTCGGCGTCTCCTACCTCCAGTCCCGCTGGGACGCGCACGACGGAGCGCCCAGTGTCACCGGCGGCTACGGCCCGATGCACCTGACCGACGCGGCGACGGCCCTGGCTGAGGCCCCGCACCACAGCGAGGGCACGGAGGACGCCCGCGGCGACGACTCCAGGGCCCCGCTGATCCCCGAGGCGGACCTGCCCGAGGACTCCGAACTGCCGCCCCGGCTGCGGACGTTGGTGAGAGCCGCAAAACTGACCGGGCTCCCGGCACGGACGCTGCGCTCCGACGCCGAGGCCAATGTGGCGGGCGGTGCCGCGCTGCTGGCGGCCGCGCAGCGGGAGCTGGGCGAGCGGTCGAGCGCCGATCCGGCGGACTGGTACGGGGCGGTGGCGCTCTTCTCCGGCGCCGACGACCGGGCGACGGCGGCGGCGTACGCGGACGAGGTGTTCGCGGTGATCCGGGCCGGCGCCGAGCGCGTCACGGATGCCGGTGAGCGGGTGACGCTCTCCCCGGAGCCCGGGCTGCGGCCCGACACCGCGCAGCTGTCCCGGGCCGGGCTCCGCGCGCCGGCGGCGGGTGCCACGGAGTGCCCGACGACGGTGTCCTGCGAGTGGATCCCGGCGCCGTACGAGGAGTTCGGCGACAAGGACTACGGCAACCACGACCTGGCCGACCGGCCGAAGTCCCAGGCCATCCGCTACATCGTGGTCCACGACACCGAGGCCACCTGGGACACCACGTTGAAGCTGGTCCAGGACCCGACCTATGTCTCGTGGCACTATTCGCTGCGCTCCACGGACGGGCACATCGCCCAGCATGTGAAGAACAAGGACGTGGGCTGGCACGCCGGCAACTGGTACGTCAACGCGAAGTCGATCGGTCTGGAGCACGAGGGCTTCCTCGCCTCGCCGGACGCCTGGTACACGGAGGCGATGTACCGGACGTCGGCGCGGCTGGTGAAGTATCTCGCCGGGAAGTACCGCATTCCGCTCGACCGTCAGCACATCCTGGGCCACGACACCGTGCCGGGCCCGACGACGCCGACGATCCCGGGCATGCACACCGATCCGGGCCCGTACTGGGACTGGCAGCACTACTTCGAGCTGCTGGGCAAGCCGTTCGGGCCGACGGCGGACAAGAACAGCGGCATGGTCACCATCCTGCCCAACTATCCTGACAACAGGCCCGAGTTCACGGGTTGCGCCGGCACAGGTCAGCCTTGCGCGGTGCACGGTTCCAGCGCGGTACGGCTGTACAGCGGGCCCGACGTGACCTCTCCTCTGATCAAGGACATCGGGCTGCGGCCGGACGGCAGCGCCTCGACGATCGGTGTGAACGACCTCGGTTCGCGGGTCTCCACCGGCCAGCAGTACGCGGTCGCCGAGCGCCGCGGTGACTGGACGGCGATCTGGTACCTGGGGCAGAAGGCCTGGTTCCAGAACCCCGAGGCTCGGCCGACGGCGGTCGGCGCGGCCGGTCCGGTCGTGACGCCCAGGAACGGGCTGACCGGGATCCCGGTGTACGGCCGGGCCTACCCGGAGAAGGAGGCGTACCCCGCAGGGGTGCCCGCCCAGGCGGTGTCCCCGCTGCCGTACAAGCTCCTGAAGGGTCAGAGGTACGTCGCCGGTGACGTGCTGCCGGGCGAGTACTACTACGCCGTCTCCTTCGACACGGCCTCGCACAAGGTCGTGGTCGGGAAGGACCTCTACTACGAGATCCAGTTCGGCCACCGGGTGGCGTTCGTGCGGGCGGCGGACGTACGGGTGCTGCCGGCCGCGTGA
- a CDS encoding aminoglycoside phosphotransferase family protein, translating into MYAASSYAASSSVSAPPRPLTTPRQPGSGGPYLDPTRTSAPVLGAGRRRVPGLGTQPLSGRLDLSGPQGAQLRTAIASVHRICPEFAPVQVLRRSGRSVLLVGTTGRSTAVAKCLLDHSPIWEERIRHEIAAYRSFVRHRPPVRAPRLIAADPDNCTLVIERMPGRVAALQRHPVEAPPRADIRAALGAICRLNAWRPPAGMFAAPLDYAERISRFHELGLLTDRDLGDLQKLLHGIAHASGRQGMGQFCHGDALLSNVLLSPAGPVLVDWEHAGWYLPGYDLATLWAVLGDAPVARRQISQLAQSAGPASRDAFLVNLMLVLTREIRTYETAVQRSMHDATPAAPGPAHPAAAPSGEEQRLLLRRLHDDCQMARKAVRAAVGTR; encoded by the coding sequence ATGTACGCAGCATCGTCGTACGCAGCATCGTCCTCCGTGTCCGCCCCGCCCCGGCCGCTCACCACCCCCCGTCAGCCGGGCAGCGGCGGCCCCTACCTCGACCCCACGCGTACGTCGGCTCCCGTACTCGGCGCCGGCCGCAGGCGCGTTCCGGGGCTCGGCACCCAACCGCTCAGCGGGAGACTCGACTTGTCCGGCCCTCAGGGCGCGCAGCTGCGCACGGCGATCGCTTCGGTGCATCGCATCTGCCCGGAGTTCGCTCCGGTCCAGGTGCTGCGCCGAAGCGGCCGCTCGGTGCTGCTCGTCGGAACGACAGGGCGCAGCACGGCCGTCGCCAAGTGTTTACTGGACCACTCCCCCATCTGGGAGGAGCGGATCAGGCATGAAATAGCCGCATACCGCTCGTTCGTCCGGCACCGCCCACCCGTGCGGGCGCCGAGACTGATCGCGGCGGACCCGGACAACTGCACCTTGGTCATCGAGCGGATGCCGGGCCGGGTGGCCGCCCTGCAGCGGCATCCGGTGGAGGCGCCGCCGCGCGCCGACATCCGGGCGGCGCTCGGAGCGATCTGTCGGCTCAACGCGTGGCGGCCTCCGGCGGGGATGTTCGCCGCCCCGCTGGACTACGCGGAGCGGATCTCCCGTTTCCATGAGCTGGGTCTGCTGACCGACCGGGACCTGGGCGATCTGCAGAAGCTTCTGCACGGCATCGCGCACGCCTCGGGCCGTCAGGGCATGGGCCAGTTCTGCCACGGCGACGCCCTGCTGTCGAACGTCCTGCTCTCACCGGCCGGTCCAGTGCTGGTGGACTGGGAACACGCGGGGTGGTATCTGCCGGGGTACGACCTGGCGACGCTGTGGGCGGTGCTCGGGGACGCCCCGGTGGCGCGGCGGCAGATCAGTCAGCTGGCGCAGTCGGCGGGCCCGGCCTCGCGTGACGCCTTCCTGGTGAACCTGATGCTCGTACTGACCCGTGAGATCCGTACCTACGAGACGGCCGTGCAGCGTTCGATGCACGACGCGACCCCGGCGGCACCGGGCCCGGCCCACCCGGCTGCTGCGCCGTCCGGCGAGGAACAGCGGCTGCTGCTGAGGCGGCTGCACGACGACTGCCAGATGGCCCGCAAGGCCGTACGGGCGGCGGTCGGTACTCGCTGA